AGAAACGCCATCAAAGATTTTGATACCAAAAAATTTAAAACCCACGACAAACGCATCAAAAAGGATGTGACATTTCTCATTGACAATTTGTCCGCCAAATTCGGCTATACCAGCCAGGGGGCCAATGAGGTCTGTATTTATGTCATTGACCATGACCTGGCTGGTAAATTCAAATAAAATCATTTCATGATATCTAATATTATTGATCACATGCTGTCCCAGGACAGCCCCCTTGTACTCACACGGCAACACGGGTCCCACAAGGCCTGGCTGGCAGCCCGGATGTTTCACCGCCTGAACCGGGATCTGCTGGTAGTATTGCCGGATCCGGGTCAGGCAGACACATTTGTCAATGACCTGCAATTTTTTCTGCCGGACCGGAAAAATGCCATTCTGCTTTTTCCCGGTCATGCCATCCTGCCATTCAAATCCCTGTCTCACCACCGGCAGACATCTTTGCGCCGGATGGCGGTATTGTCCAAATTGTCTGCACCCCGGAACGGTCCATATCTGGTGGTAATCAGTATTGACACGCTGCGGTGCAAACTGATGCCTAAAACCCGGTTGGACCAATATGCCGAACTGGTGATGGCCAATGAGGAGACGGACCGGGATGACTTGATCCACCGACTGGAGGCCGGCGGATATCATCGGGTGTCTCTGGTGGAAGACCCCGGAGAATATGCGGTGCGGGGCGATCTACTGGACCTGTTTGTTCCCGGGATGCCCCGGCCGGTCCGTATGGAATTTTTCGGAGACCTGGTGGAGTCCATCCGCAGTTTTTCTCCGTATACCCAGCGGGGAATCAAAGAATTGTCCGAAGTGATCGTGATCCCGGCCACTGAAGCCATATTGCTGGATCAAGATCAACCCCATGTGCTGGCACGGCTCAGGTCACACGCCAAAGCCGCCGGCCTGGACGATGCCAAAATCCGGGAATATGTCACCCAGATTCGTCAGACCGGCCGGTTTGCCGGGATCGAAACCATGCTTTCGATGGTGTATGATACCCTGGATGATACGTTTGATTATTTGTCGGACGGTTTTTGCGTGATCTGGGATTCTCCGGAAAATCTGGCGGAAAAAGCCGTGGATTATGAAAACAGGGCCCGGCAAAATTTTCAGACTTTGACGGCGGAAAAACGCCTGGGAGGAGATCCGGATCACTGTCTGGTGCCGTTTGACCAGGTGGCGGAAAGAATCGGCCAGACCCCGCATCTGACGTTTGATGATCTTGCCTTGAACCGGACCCGGAGAGGTAAAGCCGTATTTTCGTTTCATCCGGAAACCATTGACATTCTGCCGGAAACTCTGGGGATGAAAAACCGGTCGGACACCCCGTTGAAGCCCCTGGTGGACTGGATCGATTCCCGGGTGACCGCAGGCAGCAAAATCGTGTGTGTGCTGCACCAGGATGCCCAGGTTCAGCGCCTGATCTCGCTGCTGGCACCCTATGGCCTGACACCGGCCCCGCTGAAAACCATTCAGGAAGCAGAATCCCGGACTGCCGGGCTGTATTTTGTGGTGGGCACCTTATCCACCGGATTTGTGTTGACAGACCATCACCTGGTGCTGATTACGGAAGAGGAGATTTTCGGCAAAAAACGCGTGCGGCGGGTCATGCGGTCCTCCCGGGACCTGAAAACCGAAATGATCGCTCCGGAAGAGCTGGAAAACGGGGATATTGTGGTGCATGCCGAGCACGGAGTCGGGCGGTATGACGGTCTGGTCAATCTGGATGTGGGAAAAATTTCCCAGGATTTCATCAAGATCCTGTACCAGGATGAAGACACCTTGTACCTGCCGGTGGACCGCATGGAGATGATCGGCAAATACATCGGTGTGGACGGTCACAAACCGGTGCTGGACAAAATCGGTTCCAAAGCCTGGATCAAATCCAAGGCCAAAGCCAGAAAAGAAGTTGAAAAGATGGCGGCGGACCTGCTGGATCTGTATGCCAAACGAAAGATCAACAAAGGATTTTCCTTTAGTCAACCCGACAATTATTACCAGGATTTTGAAACCACATTTCCTTATGAGGAAACCAGAGACCAGCTCAAAGCCATTGATGAGGTGCATCTGGATATGGAGTCGGATACGCCCATGGACCGGCTGGTGTGCGGCGATGTGGGATACGGCAAAACCGAGGTGGCGATCCGGGCCGCGTTCAAGGCGGTCAATGACGGCAAACAGGTGGCGATGGTGGTCCCCACCACCATTCTGGCGGAACAGCATCTGGCCACGTTCCGGGAACGGTTCAAGAATTATCCCGTGAATATTGCCGGGCTGTCCCGGTTCCGGTCCCGCAAAGAACAGACCGCGATCCTTGACCAGATGGCAGACGGCCGGATGGATATTGTCATCGGCACCCATCGGCTTTTGCAGAAGGATGTGTCGTTCAAATC
Above is a window of Desulfotignum balticum DSM 7044 DNA encoding:
- the mfd gene encoding transcription-repair coupling factor — its product is MISNIIDHMLSQDSPLVLTRQHGSHKAWLAARMFHRLNRDLLVVLPDPGQADTFVNDLQFFLPDRKNAILLFPGHAILPFKSLSHHRQTSLRRMAVLSKLSAPRNGPYLVVISIDTLRCKLMPKTRLDQYAELVMANEETDRDDLIHRLEAGGYHRVSLVEDPGEYAVRGDLLDLFVPGMPRPVRMEFFGDLVESIRSFSPYTQRGIKELSEVIVIPATEAILLDQDQPHVLARLRSHAKAAGLDDAKIREYVTQIRQTGRFAGIETMLSMVYDTLDDTFDYLSDGFCVIWDSPENLAEKAVDYENRARQNFQTLTAEKRLGGDPDHCLVPFDQVAERIGQTPHLTFDDLALNRTRRGKAVFSFHPETIDILPETLGMKNRSDTPLKPLVDWIDSRVTAGSKIVCVLHQDAQVQRLISLLAPYGLTPAPLKTIQEAESRTAGLYFVVGTLSTGFVLTDHHLVLITEEEIFGKKRVRRVMRSSRDLKTEMIAPEELENGDIVVHAEHGVGRYDGLVNLDVGKISQDFIKILYQDEDTLYLPVDRMEMIGKYIGVDGHKPVLDKIGSKAWIKSKAKARKEVEKMAADLLDLYAKRKINKGFSFSQPDNYYQDFETTFPYEETRDQLKAIDEVHLDMESDTPMDRLVCGDVGYGKTEVAIRAAFKAVNDGKQVAMVVPTTILAEQHLATFRERFKNYPVNIAGLSRFRSRKEQTAILDQMADGRMDIVIGTHRLLQKDVSFKSLGLLVIDEEQRFGVRHKEVLKKKRSTVDVLALSATPIPRTLHLSLTGMRDISVIKTPPADRQPIISYITPYEDGVVKDAINKELARDGQIFFVHNNIKTIFKVADNLKKLVPDARIGVAHGRLSEAELERVMLAFVNMEINLLVCTTIIESGLDIPSANTMIIDKAERFGLSQIYQLRGRIGRGDHQAYAYLFVSDESRISKDARKRLAALMEYRDLGSGFQIAMKDLQIRGAGTALGASQSGHIAAVGYDLFLKLLDQAVHDLKDDTHLEPLDPEINAGMSTGFPETYIESVSQRLTLYRRLSRLTSLSDISDMKKELLDRYGPLPRSAENMLLKIMFRVLAIQCGVQRLDIDPSALVLTFSLPHLPMPLPDLEKKWQSVAQFQWIKKECVQFHLGFKPNQTAKALVKTKQILSAMTR